One region of Drosophila subobscura isolate 14011-0131.10 chromosome J, UCBerk_Dsub_1.0, whole genome shotgun sequence genomic DNA includes:
- the LOC117894860 gene encoding 39S ribosomal protein L21, mitochondrial, protein MSFLAHTMRQVLRQAPTRTSTLTGAMRCLSLAPALWQQNKPAAAAVAPIEVAAVAKDQQKECLSICERVNQQVAKQEQGRLFAVVHLCGKQFKITAGDIILVEGYWPPTTGDEISLDKVLLAGARDFTLIGRPILEPGLVTVKATVVEKTLTHTKTHFKKKRRKQYMRINFQRSPNTMIRINTIEVTRPVDGNAEAEQEPSKRLF, encoded by the exons ATGTCGTTCCTTGCGCACACTATGCGGCAAGTGCTGCGCCAAGCCCCGACACGAACATCCACGCTGACGG GCGCCATGCGCTGCTTAAGTCTTGCACCGGCTTtgtggcaacaaaacaaacctgctgccgccgcagtcGCTCCGATTGAAGTCGCAGCTGTCGCCAAGGATCAGCAGAAGGAATGCCTCAGCATCTGCGAGAGGGTCAATCAGCAGGTGGCCAAACAGGAGCAGGGTCGTCTCTTTGCCGTGGTACATTTGTGCGGCAAACAGTTCAAGATTACCGCCGGCGACATCATCCTCGTCGAGGGCTACTGGCCGCCCACGACAGGCGACGAGATCAGCCTGGACAAGGTGCTGCTGGCCGGGGCTCGCGATTTCACACTTATTGGACGCCCCATCCTGGAGCCCGGTCTGGTGACGGTGAAGGCCACCGTTGTCGAAAAGACCCTCACCCACACGAAGACACACTTCAAGAAGAAGCGCAGGAAACAGTACATGAGAATCAACTTCCAGCGTTCGCCCAACACCATGATACGGATCAACACCATTGAGGTGACACGCCCCGTGGATGGCAACGCCGAGGCGGAGCAGGAGCCCTCGAAGCGTTTGTTTTAG
- the LOC117895753 gene encoding ruvB-like helicase 2, which translates to MAETEKIEVRDITRIERIGAHSHIRGLGLDDVLEARAVSQGMVGQKDARRAAGVVVQMVREGKIAGRCILLAGEPSTGKTAIAVGMAQALGTETPFTSMSGSEIYSLEMSKTEALSQALRKSIGVRIKEETEIIEGEVVEIQIERPATGTGQKVGKVTLKTTEMETNYDLGNKIIECFMKEKIQAGDVITIDKASGKVNKLGRSFTRARDYDATGAQTRFVQCPEGELQKRKEVVHTVTLHEIDVINSRTHGFLALFSGDTGEIKQEVRDQINNKVLEWREEGKAEINPGVLFIDEVHMLDIECFSYLNRALESDMAPVVVMATNRGITRIRGTNYRSPHGIPIDLLDRMIIIRTVPYSEKEVKEILKIRCEEEDCIMHPDALTILTRIATDTSLRYAIQLITTANLVCRRRKATEVNTEDVKKVYSLFLDENRSSKILKEYQDDYMFSEITEKEEDFATGGGGSKRRSEAGGGGGDAQAMEH; encoded by the coding sequence atggcCGAAACAGAGAAAATCGAAGTTCGCGACATAACGCGCATCGAGCGCATTGGCGCCCATTCTCACATTCGCGGTCTGGGCTTGGACGATGTCCTCGAGGCACGTGCTGTCTCGCAGGGCATGGTGGGTCAGAAGGACGCCCGCCGTGCCGCTGGCGTCGTGGTGCAGATGGTGCGCGAAGGAAAGATTGCCGGACGCTGTATTCTGCTCGCTGGCGAGCCGAGTACCGGCAAAACGGCCATTGCCGTGGGCATGGCCCAGGCCTTGGGCACAGAGACACCATTCACCAGCATGTCTGGCTCGGAGATCTACTCGCTGGAGATGAGCAAGACGGAGGCGCTGTCCCAGGCCCTGCGCAAGAGCATCGGTGTGCGCATCAAGGAGGAGACCGAAATCATCGAGGGCGAAGTGGTGGAGATCCAGATCGAACGCCCGGCCACCGGCACCGGGCAGAAGGTGGGCAAGGTGACCCTGAAGACCACCGAGATGGAGACCAACTACGACCTGGGCAACAAGATCATCGAGTGCTTCATGAAGGAGAAGATCCAGGCCGGCGATGTCATCACCATTGACAAGGCATCCGGCAAAGTCAACAAGCTGGGGCGCAGCTTCACACGTGCCCGCGACTACGATGCCACCGGCGCTCAGACACGCTTCGTGCAGTGCCCCGAGGGTGAGCTACAGAAGCGCAAGGAAGTGGTCCACACCGTGACTCTACACGAGATCGATGTGATCAACAGTCGCACCCATGGCTTcctcgctctcttctctggCGACACTGGCGAGATCAAGCAGGAGGTGCGCGATCAGATCAACAACAAGGTGCTGGAGTGGCGCGAAGAGGGCAAGGCCGAGATCAATCCTGGCGTGCTGTTCATAGACGAGGTCCACATGCTGGACATTGAATGCTTCTCGTACTTGAATCGTGCTCTGGAGTCGGACATGGCTCCGGTGGTGGTGATGGCCACCAATCGCGGCATCACACGCATTCGCGGCACCAACTACCGCAGCCCCCACGGCATTCCCATCGATCTGCTCGATCGCATGATCATCATACGCACCGTTCCCTACTCTGAGAAGGAGGTCAAGGAGATTCTGAAGATACGctgcgaggaggaggattgCATCATGCACCCAGATGCGTTGACCATCCTCACACGCATCGCCACGGACACCAGTCTGCGCTATGCCATCCAATTGATAACCACCGCCAATTTGGTGTGTCGCCGTCGCAAGGCCACCGAAGTCAACACCGAGGACGTCAAGAAGGTCTACTCGCTGTTCCTCGACGAGAATCGTTCCAGCAAGATCCTGAAGGAGTACCAGGACGACTACATGTTCAGCGAGATAACCGAAAAGGAGGAGGACTTTGCCACAGGCGGCGGGGGCTCGAAACGTCGCTCGGAGgctggtggcggcggaggcgaTGCTCAGGCCATGGAGCATTAG
- the LOC117895752 gene encoding lysophospholipid acyltransferase 5, producing MTKYIEEEPSDAGLMGAIADVGGVTPEALRLLLTLMAGYPIAAVYTKYIAEVPFKTLHHIFFFSCGAGLCYFNYGADTYHSLLGILVTYLLVLFLRHNIKLMIGLNFVFHMTYLLLGYFFTSSNEYDILWTMPHCILVLRMIGFGFDVSDGLKAQEALSNEQKETALPQVPSLLELLAFAYFPSGFLIGPQFPLRRYQNFINGDYRQHEGNVEAGMRRLATGILYLIVCQAGLSFLPDSYFLTPEFAQVGFIKRIYLLGFWAKFSLYKYISCWLLTEGALIYIGFTYKGKDEHGQPDWSGCSNVKLILLETGNTMEHYVQSFNVNTNQWVGQYIYKRLKFLNNRTISYGAALGFLAIWHGYHSGYYMAFVLEYIVVTTEKQITNFYDKVVLPRYGHFLNNSDVYKVLYFVALKSYNIVYMGWCLAAFVFLKYERWIVVFGAVNYYGFIYLLLWAAFYQSYRHFTRKSSKSNEDVTGATGAKSKTQ from the exons ATGACGAAATATATAGAGGAGGAGCCGTCCGATGCGGGCCTAATGGGCGCCATAGCCGATGTGGGGGGCGTTACCCCAGAGGCactgcgtctgctgctgacACTTATGGCTG GCTATCCCATCGCTGCAGTGTACACCAAATATATTGCAGAGGTGCCCTTCAAGACGCTGCATCACATATTCTTCTTCAGCTGTGGAGCTGGTCTCTGCTACTTCAACTACGGCGCGGACACATATCACTCGCTGCTGGGCATCCTCGTCACAtatctgctggtgctgttccTGCGGCACAACATCAAGCTGATGATTGGCCTGAACTTTGTGTTCCACATGACATACCTGCTGCTGGGCTACTTCTTCACGTCCAGCAACGAGTACGACATCCTCTGGACGATGCCCCACTGCATTTTGGTGCTGCGCATGATCGGCTTCGGCTTTGACGTCTCCGACGGCCTCAAGGCCCAGGAGGCGCTGTCCAATGAGCAGAAGGAAACGGCTCTGCCGCAGGTGCCTTCGCTGCTGGAGCTCCTGGCATTCGCGTACTTCCCCAGCGGTTTCCTCATAGGACCACAGTTTCCCCTCCGTCGCTACCAGAACTTTATCAACGGGGACTACCGCCAGCATGAGGGCAATGTGGAGGCGGGCATGCGGCGACTGGCCACCGGCATCTTGTATCTAATCGTTTGCCAGGCGGGACTCAGCTTCCTGCCCGACTCGTACTTCCTTACCCCAGAGTTTGCCCAAGTGGGATTCATCAAGCGGATCTATCTGCTCGGCTTTTGGGCCAAGTTCAGCCTGTACAAGTACAtctcctgctggctgctcacCGAGGGCGCTCTCATCTACATTGGCTTCACGTACAAGGGCAAGGATGAGCATGGCCAGCCGGATTGGTCGGGCTGCAGCAACGTCAAGCTGATCCTCCTCGAAACGGGCAACACCATGGAGCACTACGTGCAGAGCTTCAATGTGAACACCAACCAGTGGGTGGGGCAGTACATTTACAAGCGTTTGAAGTTCCTCAACAATCGCACAATCAGCTACGGGGCAGCCCTCGGTTTCCTGGCCATCTGGCATGGCTACCACAGTGGCTACTACATGGCATTCGTCTTGGAGTACATCGTTGTCACCACAGAGAAGCAG ATCACCAACTTCTACGACAAGGTTGTGCTGCCTCGATATGGACACTTCCTGAACAACTCGGACGTCTACAAAGTGCTCTACTTTGTGGCTCTCAAATCCTACAACATTGTCTACATGGGCTGGTGCCTGGCGGCCTTTGTGTTCCTCAAGTACGAGCGTTGGATCGTCGTCTTTGGTGCCGTCAACTATTATGGCTTCATTTACTTGCTGCTCTGGGCGGCCTTCTATCAAAGCTATCGCCACTTTACGCGCAAGAGCTCCAAGAGCAACGAAGACGTCACAGGCGCCACAGGCGCCAAGAGCAAGACGCAGtag
- the LOC117895757 gene encoding BET1 homolog, whose translation MRRTNNYPYQPLNQQPSGPGPASHDALEAENERAAEELKQKIGALKSLTIDIGNEVRYQDKLLRGIDDDMDRTSGFLGNTMTRVVRLAKQGGGARQMCYMFLFVLVVFLLLWLTLKFK comes from the coding sequence ATGCGACGCACCAATAACTATCCCTACCAGCCGCTGAACCAGCAGCCATCTGGCCCAGGTCCGGCCAGCCATGATGCGCTGGAGGCGGAGAACGAGCGTGCCGCCGAGGAGCTGAAACAGAAAATTGGCGCCCTGAAGTCTCTGACCATTGATATTGGCAATGAGGTGCGCTACCAGGACAAGCTACTGCGCGGCATAGACGACGACATGGATCGCACATCGGGGTTCCTGGGCAACACAATGACGCGCGTCGTCCGGCTGGCCAAACAGGGTGGCGGGGCCAGACAGATGTGCTACATGTTCCTCTTTGTGCTCGTggtgtttctgctgctctggctgacGCTAAAGTTCAAATAA
- the LOC117895755 gene encoding protein max isoform X1, with the protein MSMSDDDRDIDIESDDDGDSDTGLGSSRHTNTANFTQAEKRAHHNALERRRRDHIKESFTNLREAVPTLKGEKASRAQILKRTTECIQTMRKKINDNQKDIDEIKKQNIQLDQQIRAMEGAMNGDGYADLQSEDDVCSDDVEDEDLELPDSSRRNKKMKTFHA; encoded by the exons ATGAGTATGAGCGATGATGACAGAGATATCGATATTGAGAGTGAC GACGATGGCGACTCGGATACGGGGTTGGGCTCGTCTCGTCACACGAATACAGCAAATTTTACACAG gCCGAGAAGAGAGCACACCATAACGCACtggagaggaggagaagagatCACATCAAGGAGAGCTTCACCAATCTGCGAGAGGCAGTGCCCACGCTGAAGGGTGAAAAG GCTAGTCGTGCTCAAATACTCAAGAGGACCACGGAATGCATACAGACGATGAGGAAGAAAATCAACGACAATCAAAAAGACATTGACGAGATCAAGAAACAGAACATCCAACTGGATCAGCAGA TTCGTGCCATGGAAGGAGCCATGAATGGCGATGGCTATGCCGATCTGCAGAGCGAGGATGATGTGTGCAGTGACGATGTGGAGGACGAGGATCTGGAACTGCCCGATTCCAGTAGACGCAATAAAAAGATGAAAACCTTCCACGCATAG
- the LOC117895755 gene encoding protein max isoform X2, giving the protein MSMSDDDRDIDIESDAEKRAHHNALERRRRDHIKESFTNLREAVPTLKGEKASRAQILKRTTECIQTMRKKINDNQKDIDEIKKQNIQLDQQIRAMEGAMNGDGYADLQSEDDVCSDDVEDEDLELPDSSRRNKKMKTFHA; this is encoded by the exons ATGAGTATGAGCGATGATGACAGAGATATCGATATTGAGAGTGAC gCCGAGAAGAGAGCACACCATAACGCACtggagaggaggagaagagatCACATCAAGGAGAGCTTCACCAATCTGCGAGAGGCAGTGCCCACGCTGAAGGGTGAAAAG GCTAGTCGTGCTCAAATACTCAAGAGGACCACGGAATGCATACAGACGATGAGGAAGAAAATCAACGACAATCAAAAAGACATTGACGAGATCAAGAAACAGAACATCCAACTGGATCAGCAGA TTCGTGCCATGGAAGGAGCCATGAATGGCGATGGCTATGCCGATCTGCAGAGCGAGGATGATGTGTGCAGTGACGATGTGGAGGACGAGGATCTGGAACTGCCCGATTCCAGTAGACGCAATAAAAAGATGAAAACCTTCCACGCATAG
- the LOC117895756 gene encoding SOSS complex subunit C homolog, translated as MAFPTTSAQQAETNRKILEDIQTKKQLLAGGIINLGLSNANQMPSPQLLGQPTVAPEFLPQGVGLPTNATPPRSAFNPTSSTTLGFFIPQESYFGNSFIPVLPRLEPLPTTTTTPTTPVSHIAPK; from the exons ATGGCTTTTCCAACAACAAGTGCACAGCAAGCCGAAACGAACCGAAAGATACTTGAGGACATCCAGACCAAAAAGCAGCTGCTTGCTGGCGGGATAATTAACCTGGGACTGAGCAACGCAAATCAG ATGCCCTCTCCGCAGTTGCTCGGCCAGCCGACAGTAGCACCTGAATTCCTACCGCAGGGCGTGGGCTTACCCACAAATGCCACGCCGCCCCGTTCCGCATTTAACCCTACCAGTTCCACCACTTTGGGCTTCTTTATCCCCCAAGAATCGTATTTTGGAAACAGCTTCATTCCCGTGCTGCCCCGCCTGGAGCCCTTgcccacaaccacaaccacgcCCACGACGCCCGTCAGCCACATTGCACCCAAATAA
- the LOC117895754 gene encoding rRNA N6-adenosine-methyltransferase METTL5, giving the protein MARLKLKKLEEYLQCVDGFEKPKIMLEQYPTPPHIAACMVHHMQAQHDDIEGKFVGDLGCGCGMLSIGATLLGAQLTVGFELDGDAVDIYRNNVQEMELPNVDCVRTDVLQLPGSKWEKTFDTIVMNPPFGTKHNAGMDMRFLEAALRLATGAVYSLHKTSTRAYIQKKSLEWGASGSVVAELRYNIEASYKFHKRQSKDIEVDFWRFDISGKD; this is encoded by the exons ATGGCCCGCCTCAAGCTGAAGAAACTGGAGGAGTATCTGCAGTGTGTCGATGGATTCGAGAAGCCGAAGATCATGCTGGAGCAGTATCCAACGCCTCCGCACATAGCCGCCTGTATGGTGCATCACATGCAGGCCCAGCATGACGACATTGAGGGGAAATTCGTCGGAGACCtgggctgcggctgtggcatgcTGAGCATAGGAGCCACTCTGCTCGGCGCGCAGCTGACTGTTGGCTTTGAGCTGGACGGGGATGCTGTGGACATCTACAGAAACAATGTGCAGGAAATGGAGCTGCCCAATGTGGACTGTGTGAGGACGGATGTCCTGCAGCTGCCGGGCAGCAAGTGGGAGAAAACTTTCGACACAATCGTCATGAATCCGCCCTTTGGGACCAAGCACAATGCCGGCATGGATATGAGGTTTCTAGAGGCAGCTCTACGATTGGCCACAGGAGCGGTCTACTCTCTGCACAAGACCTCCACACG TGCCTACATACAGAAAAAATCTCTAGAGTGGGGTGCCAGCGGCTCTGTGGTGGCCGAGCTGAGGTACAACATCGAGGCCAGCTACAAGTTTCACAAGCGTCAGTCCAAGGACATCGAGGTGGACTTCTGGCGGTTTGACATCAGCGGCAAGGATTAG
- the LOC117895751 gene encoding putative aldehyde dehydrogenase family 7 member A1 homolog gives MIAHLRHLTRLAGRGHSRLASSASTSYLIDQPEYSFLKELGLERNNPGVYSGQWQGRGPTITSYDPGSGQAIATVRQGNVQELQQTIGLGVEAYKQWRQVPAPVRGEIVRQIGDELRKYKEPLGKLVSLEVGKIYSEGQGEVQEFIDICDYAVGLSRIYSGQLINSERADHTILEAWRPLGLVGVISAYNFPNAVFGWNAAIALTTGNSVLWKGAPSTPLVSVATTKIVADVLRRNNLPPVVTLCQGGTDVGQSLVGDKRVNLVSFTGSCKTGQDVGVEVQRRFGKVILELGGNNALIIDSSANVKMALDAALFGCIGTSGQRCTTTRRIIVHEQLHDQFVASLVAKYKQLIPRIGHQLDAQTLVGPVHTQQNVDNYRTTIEEAKALGGTVAFGGKVLERSGYYVEPTVITGLAHDASVVHRETFAPIVYVLKAKNVDEAIAWNNEVEQGLSSAIFTEDISQAFKWIGARGSDCGIVNINTTTNGAEIGGAFGGEKATGGGRESGSDAWKQYCKRATITVNHSGELACAQGVVFNVE, from the coding sequence ATGATCGCACATTTGAGACACCTAACGAGGCTAGCCGGTCGCGGACACAGCCGCCTGGCCTcctccgcatccacatcctaTCTGATCGATCAGCCAGAGTACAGTTTCCTCAAGGAACTCGGCCTGGAGCGCAACAATCCCGGCGTCTACTCGGGCCAATGGCAGGGACGTGGTCCGACCATCACCAGCTACGATCCCGGCAGTGGCCAAGCCATTGCCACAGTGCGTCAAGGCAATgtccaggagctgcagcagaccaTCGGTCTGGGCGTGGAGGCCTACAAGCAGTGGCGTCAGGTGCCCGCCCCAGTACGTGGCGAAATCGTGCGTCAAATCGGCGACGAGCTCCGGAAGTACAAGGAGCCCCTCGGGAAGCTGGTCTCCCTGGAGGTGGGCAAGATCTACAGCGAGGGTCAGGGCGAGGTGCAGGAGTTTATCGACATCTGCGACTATGCCGTGGGTCTGTCGCGCATCTACTCGGGCCAACTGATTAATTCCGAGCGGGCAGATCACACGATTCTGGAGGCTTGGCGTCCCCTCGGGCTGGTCGGTGTGATCTCTGCCTACAACTTTCCCAATGCAGTCTTTGGCTGGAATGCGGCCATCGCTTTGACCACCGGCAACAGTGTGCTGTGGAAGGGTGCTCCCAGCACGCCGCTGGTCTCGGTGGCCACCACCAAAATCGTTGCCGATGTCCTGCGTCGCAACAATCTGCCACCCGTCGTGACGCTCTGCCAGGGCGGCACCGATGTTGGCCAGTCTCTGGTCGGGGACAAACGCGTAAATCTCGTGTCCTTCACGGGTAGCTGCAAAACGGGCCAAGATGTGGGCGTGGAGGTGCAGCGACGCTTCGGCAAGGTGATCCTCGAGCTGGGCGGCAACAATGCTTTGATCATTGATTCGTCGGCTAATGTGAAAATGGCGCTGGATGCGGCACTCTTTGGCTGCATCGGCACCAGCGGACAGCGCTGCACCACAACCAGGCGCATCATCGTGCACGAGCAGCTGCATGACCAGTTCGTGGCATCCTTGGTGGCCAAGTACAAGCAGCTGATACCCCGGATTGGACACCAATTGGATGCGCAGACGTTGGTGGGCCCCGTGCACACGCAGCAGAATGTGGACAACTACAGGACGACGATTGAGGAGGCCAAGGCCTTGGGCGGAACTGTGGCGTTTGGCGGCAAAGTGCTGGAGCGTTCCGGCTACTATGTGGAGCCCACCGTCATCACGGGACTGGCGCACGATGCCAGCGTTGTGCATCGCGAAACGTTTGCGCCCATCGTGTATGTCTTGAAGGCGAAGAATGTCGACGAGGCTATCGCCTGGAACAACGAAGTGGAGCAGGGTCTCTCCTCGGCCATCTTCACCGAGGACATCAGTCAGGCGTTCAAGTGGATCGGCGCCCGGGGCTCCGACTGCGGCATCGTGAACATCAACACCACCACAAATGGCGCTGAAATCGGCGGTGCATTCGGCGGAGAGAAGGCCACCGGCGGCGGTCGAGAGTCTGGCTCGGATGCCTGGAAGCAGTACTGCAAGCGGGCCACCATTACCGTCAACCATTCCGGGGAGCTGGCCTGCGCCCAGGGCGTCGTCTTCAATGTGGagtaa
- the LOC117893785 gene encoding LOW QUALITY PROTEIN: uncharacterized protein LOC117893785 (The sequence of the model RefSeq protein was modified relative to this genomic sequence to represent the inferred CDS: inserted 1 base in 1 codon) codes for MEVLEEGNLMDRVPILLQRDLEFYQTHQRVLQEPICSGVVGGKLDFPRYASFAAIKLIRWWEDEYFASYRKFSGLLHTEKELNEGDYTSATVKASDPDKFVQLVCRSADMLLEHVHRLSQESLDHADLSVLTATIGAASLVKNSLSVYMQAATTTIVPPKGDEKGGALKLSFKQYAQMSEALAERLLDLHCRLLLLYIMQDADCLHWEDTQPFFESERGSYTVQMWWHYMRGSKTDLWNSVPPKMAQKIFAGMLNETLSVLTVRYTQIVTSVARSQLHLTDICNMLLCIAELLPHICESGEAYVGLQLSNQSVILRDIHAKCRELFYCLLLRGAPLGVLSKVFRKGLDNMEMFSSRHGLPSAWIIFALPRYFPKEQSCQWVTEFADLTTNTAISLDLRVLLAFPEADWSXLLKILLMRDAFLTGIIIRHLMQHLPSSENFKNVAKHSFTSAEGAPPKCEAFLCRGECFNVTESIAGDIDPVGQANYQIVLSLTYLVVAVGKAVDIKSCLIKTLEEHAVAGWSDCLDKRQVWNQKRTPWLEAIMHFVYPVLDCVVEMLINAVENGASMYQAMSLALTCVSEIWDCIPEGLYKITSLLQDIIPVSTRPLGDSVLLQVVFAALYTELIKTAELHEQGKNADKASICYSISEAICSIDEDDKHTDQIELFLKQAKESINLDTDFGGTPGGSNRGAGGMSAVSTVKMDDLTNAESDRLSHSPPNNYAMELDVGIADYIAEVLVSDVLTTNIGKQALKVVYNYLKFNRDWLLEQLGTGDNDASPFQGVQGQNIKEGQTSVLKSMFYIGNTPFDQLLTGSLKIDYVSWLQMPLSLNPERTWLHLTRRCDFQEDSNLALPEVAMVAGITKIMKRRKEFAK; via the exons ATGGAAGTTCTGGAAGAGGGTAATTTAATGGATCGAGTGCCCATACTGCTGCAACGAGATCTAGAGTTTTATCAG ACACATCAGCGTGTGTTGCAGGAACCCATTTGTTCGGGTGTTGTGGGTGGCAAATTGGATTTTCCACGGTATGCATCCTTTGCAGCAATCAAATTGATACGTTG GTGGGAGGATGAGTACTTTGCCTCTTACCGCAAATTCTCGGGACTTTTGCATACCGAAAAGGAGCTGAATGAAGGAGATTAT ACTAGTGCCACTGTCAAGGCCTCTGATCCGGATAAGTTCGTTCAGCTCGTTTGCCGTTCAGCTGACATGCTTCTGGAGCACGTCCATCGCCTGTCCCAGGAGTCCCTGGATCATGCAGATCTCTCTGTGCTGACGGCCACCATTGGCGCTGCTTCGCTGGTGAAGAACTCGCTGAGTGTCTATATGCAGGCGGCCACCACGACGATTGTGCCGCCCAAGGGTGACGAGAAAGGCGGCGCCCTCAAGCTGAGCTTCAAGCAATATGCCCAGATGTCCGAGGCATTGGCAGAGCGACTCCTCGATCTGCActgccgtctgctgctgctgtacatcATGCAGGATGCCGACTGTCTGCACTGGGAGGACACCCAACCGTTCTTTGAGTCCGAGCGGGGCTCGTACACCGTGCAGATGTGGTGGCACTATATGCGTGGCTCCAAGACGGATCTGTGGAACTCGGTGCCACCGAAAATGGCCCAGAAGATTTTCGCGGGTATGCTGAACGAGACGCTCAGTGTGCTGACTGTTCGCTACACCCAAATCGTGACGAGTGTCGCTCGATCGCAGCTCCACCTGACGGACATTTGCAACATGCTGCTGTGCATTgccgagctgctgccacacatcTGCGAGAGCGGCGAGGCCTATGTGGGTCTGCAGTTGAGCAACCAAAGCGTCATCCTGCGGGACATACACGCCAAGTGCCGGGAGCTCTTTTattgtctgctgctgcgtggtGCACCCTTGGGTGTGCTCTCCAAG GTTTTCCGTAAGGGTCTCGACAACATGGAAATGTTTAGCTCTCGCCATGGTCTGCCCAGTGCCTGGATTATATTTGCTCTGCCGCGCTACTTTCCCAAGGAGCAATCCTGCCAATGGGTCACTGAATTTGCTGATCTCACCACCAACACTGCCATTTCGTTGGATCTGCGGGTTTTACTGGCATTTCCCGAGGCTGATTGGT TTTTGCTGAAGATTCTGCTGATGCGAGATGCCTTCCTCACTGGCATCATCATAAGACACTTGATGCAGCATTTACCCTCATCGGAGAACTTTAAGAATGTGGCCAAACATTCGTTTACCAGTGCCGAGGGTGCACCACCAAAGTGCGAGGCGTTCCTGTGCCGCGGCGAGTGCTTCAATGTCACCGAGTCCATAGCTGGGGATATAG ACCCTGTGGGACAGGCCAACTATCAGATTGTCCTCTCGCTCACCTACTTGGTCGTGGCCGTGGGCAAGGCGGTGGACATCAAGTCCTGTCTGATCAAGACCCTCGAGGAGCATGCGGTGGCGGGCTGGAGCGATTGCCTGGACAAGCGGCAGGTGTGGAACCAGAAGCGTACTCCCTGGCTGGAGGCCATCATGCATTTCGTTTATCCCGTGCTCGACTGTGTCGTCGAGATGCTCATCAATGCCGTGGAGAATGGCGCTAGCATGTACCAGGCCATGTCCCTGGCCCTCACGTGTGTCTCTGAGATCTGGGATTGCATTCCCGAGGGACTGTACAAGATCACCTCACTGCTGCAGGACATTATACCAGTTTCCACGCGACCCTTGGGCGATTCTGTGCTGTTGCAGGTGGTCTTTGCAGCGCTCTACACGGAGCTGATCAAGACAGCCGAGCTGCATGAACAGG GAAAGAATGCAGACAAGGCTTCCATTTGCTATTCAATATCGGAGGCCATTTGCTCCATTGACGAGGACGACAAGCACACGGATCAAATCGAATTGTTCCTCAAACAGGCCAAGGAGAGCATCAATCTGGACACGGACTTTGGTGGCACACCCGGAGGCAGTAATCGTGGCGCTGGCGGCATGAGTGCCGTGAGCACCGTCAAAATGGATGACCTAACCAATGCCGAGTCAGATCGACTCAGTCACAGTCCCCCGAACAACTATGCCATGGAGCTGGATGTGGGCATTGCCGACTACATAGCCGAGGTGCTGGTTAGCGATGTGCTGACCACAAACATAGGCAAACAGGCCCTGAAGGTGGTCTACAATTATCTGAAATTCAACAGGGATTGGCTGCTGGAGCAACTGGGCACCGGCGACAATGATGCAAGTCCCTTTCAAGGTGTCCAGGGCCAGAACATCAAGGAGGGACAAACGTCGGTGCTCAAGTCCATGTTTTATATTGGCAACACACCGTTTGATCAGCTGCTGACGGGCTCCCTGAAGATCGACTACGTGAGTTGGCTGCAAATGCCGCTGTCCCTGAATCCAGAACGAACCTGGCTGCACTTGACGCGTCGCTGTGACTTCCAGGAGGACTCAAACCTGGCACTGCCAGAGGTGGCCATGGTGGCTGGCATTACGAAGATAATGAAGCGGCGCAAGGAGTTTGCCAAGTAG